A section of the Chloroflexota bacterium genome encodes:
- the ftsH gene encoding ATP-dependent zinc metalloprotease FtsH, with translation MGGRWLRNSFLWLLLMVAVVALFSSLFPASQAKEEVSLTELLERARAGEIKAIEQQGETLTAIPRVDGSPLYITPFQGSTAELYDLLGKEGVSLSGPGRVEIVPRSAGRNWVALIITYLPLVLIGLVFIFILQRAQGANSQAMNFGRSRARIFAGARSPVTFADVAGVDEAKQELHEVVDFLKNPEKFHALGARIPRGVLLVGPPGTGKTLLARAVAGEAGVPFFSISGSEFVEMFVGVGAARVRDLFDQAKRHAPCIIFVDEIDAVGRHRGAGLGGSHDEREQTLNQILVEMDGFDTNTNVIVVAATNRPDILDPALLRPGRFDRQVVLDPPDIVGRKAILQIHAKGKPLEPDVNLETIARLTPGFSGADLANLVNESAILAARRNKKTVGTAEMEEAIDRLIAGPEKKSRVISPREKELAAYHEAGHGLVARTLPHADPVHKISIVARGMMGGYTRLLPTEDRRIWTGSQFKDILAVSLAGRAAEELVFQDFSTGAESDIAQATKIARKMVMEYGMSQLLGPRAFGRKEELVFLGREISEQRNYSEKVALEIDQEVHRLINEAYQTAKDILREKRAKLNHIAQELIAKETIEGEALATLFQEPVPQPAPSA, from the coding sequence ATGGGCGGACGTTGGTTGAGGAACAGTTTTCTTTGGCTGCTGCTCATGGTGGCAGTGGTGGCCCTCTTCTCCAGCCTTTTCCCTGCTTCCCAGGCGAAGGAGGAGGTATCCCTTACCGAGCTTCTGGAGCGGGCCAGGGCGGGGGAGATAAAGGCCATTGAGCAGCAGGGGGAGACCCTTACTGCCATCCCCAGGGTAGATGGCAGCCCCCTCTACATAACCCCCTTCCAGGGGAGCACGGCGGAGCTCTATGACCTCCTGGGGAAGGAGGGGGTAAGCCTTTCCGGGCCGGGACGGGTGGAGATAGTCCCCCGCTCAGCGGGGAGGAACTGGGTTGCCTTGATTATCACCTACCTCCCCCTTGTCCTGATTGGCCTAGTCTTCATCTTCATCCTCCAGCGGGCCCAGGGGGCCAACTCCCAGGCCATGAACTTTGGCCGGAGCCGGGCCCGCATCTTCGCCGGCGCACGGTCCCCGGTGACCTTTGCCGATGTAGCCGGGGTGGATGAGGCCAAGCAGGAACTCCATGAGGTGGTGGACTTTCTGAAGAACCCGGAGAAATTCCATGCCCTGGGAGCCCGCATCCCCCGGGGAGTGCTCCTGGTGGGGCCCCCCGGCACGGGCAAGACCCTCCTGGCCCGGGCAGTGGCCGGGGAGGCGGGGGTGCCTTTCTTTTCTATCTCGGGCAGCGAGTTTGTGGAGATGTTCGTGGGGGTGGGGGCGGCCAGGGTGCGGGACCTCTTTGACCAGGCCAAACGCCATGCCCCCTGCATTATCTTTGTGGACGAAATAGATGCCGTGGGCCGCCACCGGGGGGCCGGCCTGGGCGGTAGCCACGATGAACGGGAGCAGACGCTGAACCAGATACTGGTGGAAATGGACGGCTTTGATACCAACACCAATGTCATCGTCGTCGCTGCCACCAACCGCCCCGATATCCTGGACCCTGCACTCCTCAGGCCGGGCCGCTTTGACCGGCAGGTGGTCCTGGACCCGCCAGACATCGTCGGCCGGAAGGCTATCCTCCAGATCCACGCAAAGGGGAAGCCCCTGGAGCCCGACGTGAACCTGGAGACCATCGCCCGGCTCACCCCGGGCTTTTCCGGGGCCGACCTGGCTAACCTGGTGAACGAGTCGGCTATCCTGGCGGCCCGCCGCAACAAGAAGACTGTCGGCACGGCGGAGATGGAGGAGGCCATAGACCGGCTCATCGCTGGCCCGGAGAAGAAGAGCCGGGTAATCAGCCCCCGGGAAAAGGAATTGGCCGCCTACCATGAGGCCGGCCATGGCCTGGTGGCCAGGACGCTTCCCCATGCCGACCCGGTGCACAAGATATCCATCGTGGCCCGGGGGATGATGGGGGGCTATACCCGCCTCCTCCCCACCGAGGACCGCCGCATCTGGACCGGCTCTCAGTTCAAGGATATACTGGCGGTAAGCCTGGCGGGCAGGGCCGCTGAGGAACTGGTCTTTCAGGACTTCTCCACAGGGGCGGAGAGCGATATTGCACAGGCCACCAAGATAGCACGCAAGATGGTAATGGAATACGGCATGAGCCAACTCCTGGGCCCCAGGGCCTTCGGCCGCAAGGAGGAGCTGGTCTTTCTGGGCAGGGAGATCTCTGAGCAGCGCAACTATAGCGAAAAGGTGGCCCTGGAGATAGACCAGGAGGTCCACAGGCTCATCAACGAGGCCTATCAGACGGCCAAGGACATCCTCCGAGAGAAGAGGGCCAAGCTCAACCATATAGCCCAGGAGCTCATCGCCAAGGAGACCATTGAGGGGGAGGCCCTGGCAACGCTCTTCCAGGAGCCCGTCCCCCAGCCCGCCCCTTCCGCTTAA
- a CDS encoding polyprenyl synthetase family protein: MELKEIYRPIQGDLDRVEKELRTLSRKEFPRLAPLLEHILPQTGKRLRPALTLLAGRLYARNSNRLIAMAMAAELFHTATLVHDDVVDDSGVRRGRPTVHSLWGKGAALLLGDYLFSLSADLVASTRNMRVIDIFADTLKTVSRGELGHNLSPGEERGKRRAYYRWIGAKTASVMAAATQAGAILGGAPEAGVTALEEYGQRFGLAFQVVDDILDFTGEEGELGKPVGSDLFQGALTLPVLILLERDPKSPLARGEESREKARRTARHISHSPVIKECYTIARRFSSQALRALEPLPPSPARESLAALVQYNLERRR; the protein is encoded by the coding sequence TTGGAACTCAAAGAAATATACAGGCCCATCCAGGGGGACCTGGACCGGGTGGAGAAGGAACTCCGGACTCTTTCAAGGAAGGAGTTCCCCCGCCTGGCCCCCCTTCTGGAGCATATCCTGCCCCAGACCGGCAAGCGCCTCCGCCCTGCCCTTACACTCCTGGCCGGCCGGCTCTACGCCAGGAACTCCAACAGGCTCATCGCCATGGCTATGGCCGCGGAGCTCTTCCACACCGCCACCCTTGTCCACGACGATGTGGTGGACGATTCCGGGGTGCGCCGGGGCCGGCCCACCGTCCACAGCCTCTGGGGTAAAGGGGCAGCCCTCCTTCTGGGGGACTACCTCTTCTCCCTCTCCGCCGACCTGGTGGCCTCCACCCGGAACATGAGGGTCATTGACATCTTCGCCGATACCCTGAAGACCGTCTCCCGGGGGGAGCTGGGGCACAACCTGAGCCCGGGGGAGGAGAGGGGAAAGCGGCGGGCATACTACCGGTGGATAGGGGCCAAGACGGCCTCGGTCATGGCGGCGGCCACCCAGGCAGGGGCGATATTAGGGGGAGCGCCAGAGGCGGGGGTTACGGCCCTGGAAGAATACGGCCAGAGGTTTGGCCTGGCCTTTCAGGTTGTGGACGACATCCTGGACTTCACCGGGGAGGAAGGTGAGTTGGGCAAGCCCGTTGGCTCCGACCTCTTCCAGGGGGCCCTCACCCTCCCCGTGCTTATCCTTTTGGAGCGGGACCCTAAGAGCCCACTGGCCCGGGGCGAGGAGAGTCGCGAGAAGGCCCGGCGGACGGCCCGCCACATATCCCACTCCCCCGTCATCAAGGAATGCTACACCATAGCCCGGCGCTTCTCCTCCCAGGCCCTCCGGGCACTGGAGCCCCTCCCCCCCTCCCCCGCCCGGGAGTCCCTGGCCGCTTTGGTCCAGTACAACCTGGAACGGAGAAGATAA
- a CDS encoding B12-binding domain-containing radical SAM protein — protein sequence MKLELIAPARQEGSRKRKRGLIPPLGLAMLAALTPPEVEVSITDENVTAIDLQKDTDLVGITVLTLTAQRAYDIADTFRARGVKVVLGGVHPSFLPEEASQHADSVVIGEAEEVWPNLLEDFKANKLQRIYGQPERPSLVGLPIPRRDLFDEGAYFVSHTLQTTRGCPNSCAFCSVTSFFGRSYRCRPVEEILKEIETFKEKKFIAFVDDNIVGNPRFAKELFRALIPYKIKWGGQASVTIARDEELLQLAAASGCVALLIGFESLSPANLVAVGKKINVADDYENVIRKLHSRGIAIHGTFIVGLDDDDESVFGRTVRFAQRMRLESAGFAVLTPLPGTALFKSLGEAGRIVTKDWSRYDDDVVYEPKLMSREALQRGTIWALREFFSLPSIWRRIRIRHRNLLRLWVLNLAWRSHYRSRWRGKLRANKEVRRSESPLVC from the coding sequence ATAAAACTTGAGCTCATTGCCCCTGCCAGGCAAGAGGGTAGCCGGAAGCGAAAAAGGGGCCTGATCCCGCCCCTGGGCCTCGCCATGCTCGCCGCGTTAACCCCGCCGGAGGTCGAAGTCTCCATAACTGACGAGAATGTTACAGCTATTGATCTCCAAAAGGACACCGACCTGGTGGGCATCACGGTGCTAACTCTCACGGCGCAACGGGCCTACGACATCGCCGATACCTTCAGAGCCAGAGGAGTAAAAGTTGTCTTAGGGGGTGTACATCCTAGCTTCCTGCCCGAAGAGGCAAGTCAGCATGCCGATTCCGTGGTCATCGGGGAGGCCGAGGAAGTTTGGCCAAATCTGCTCGAGGATTTCAAGGCGAACAAGCTACAAAGAATATACGGGCAGCCTGAGCGGCCCAGCTTGGTCGGCCTACCTATTCCCCGGCGAGACCTGTTTGACGAGGGGGCGTACTTCGTCAGTCACACCCTCCAGACCACCAGAGGCTGTCCCAATTCCTGCGCCTTCTGCTCAGTTACCTCTTTCTTTGGCCGTAGCTATCGCTGCCGCCCGGTGGAAGAAATCCTTAAGGAGATAGAGACATTCAAAGAGAAGAAATTCATTGCCTTCGTTGACGATAACATCGTCGGCAACCCCAGGTTCGCCAAGGAGCTCTTTCGTGCCCTTATTCCCTATAAAATCAAGTGGGGCGGCCAGGCCTCGGTCACCATAGCGAGGGATGAAGAACTGCTCCAACTGGCAGCCGCCAGCGGCTGCGTTGCCCTACTCATCGGGTTTGAGTCACTATCTCCAGCTAATCTGGTAGCGGTGGGGAAGAAGATCAATGTGGCAGATGACTATGAAAACGTAATCAGAAAGCTTCACTCCCGCGGCATCGCTATCCATGGCACCTTCATCGTAGGCTTGGATGACGATGACGAAAGTGTTTTTGGGCGCACGGTTCGTTTTGCCCAGAGGATGAGGCTGGAGTCTGCCGGGTTCGCTGTTCTTACCCCCCTTCCCGGCACCGCTCTATTTAAGTCTCTAGGCGAAGCTGGTCGCATAGTTACCAAAGACTGGTCAAGGTATGATGATGATGTGGTCTATGAGCCAAAATTGATGTCAAGAGAAGCATTACAAAGGGGTACAATCTGGGCGTTGAGGGAGTTCTTTAGCTTGCCTTCTATTTGGCGCAGGATCAGAATTAGGCATCGCAATCTACTCAGGCTTTGGGTATTAAATCTAGCTTGGCGATCCCACTATCGATCTCGCTGGCGGGGAAAACTCCGAGCTAATAAAGAAGTCAGAAGGTCAGAATCCCCCTTGGTTTGCTGA
- the rsmI gene encoding 16S rRNA (cytidine(1402)-2'-O)-methyltransferase, translating into MGTLYLVATPIGNLEDITLRAMRVLKEVGLVAAEDTRTARILFRKYGIETPLISYHDYNKKARLPRLLEVLQGKDVALISEAGMPGISDPGYELVVACVERGIKVVPVPGASAILTALAASGLPTNSFLYLGFLPRKKGERRRLLEALAPLPHTLVFLEAPHRLSKGLEDLREVLGERRMAVGRELTKLHEEFFRGTVSQALEHFSQPRGEFTLIVEGALKGKKELGPEVEAELLRLRQEGLRAKEAVARLASETGLPRRELYRAWLGAKRAP; encoded by the coding sequence ATGGGGACCCTTTATCTGGTGGCCACGCCCATAGGCAACCTGGAGGATATCACCCTGCGGGCCATGCGCGTGCTGAAGGAGGTGGGGCTGGTGGCCGCCGAGGACACCCGCACCGCCCGCATCCTCTTCCGCAAATACGGGATAGAGACGCCCCTTATCAGCTACCACGACTACAACAAGAAGGCCAGGCTCCCCCGCCTGCTGGAGGTGCTGCAAGGGAAGGATGTGGCCCTCATCTCCGAGGCGGGGATGCCGGGGATAAGCGACCCTGGCTATGAGCTGGTGGTTGCCTGTGTAGAACGGGGGATAAAAGTCGTGCCGGTCCCCGGCGCCTCCGCCATCCTCACCGCCCTGGCGGCCTCGGGCCTCCCCACCAATTCCTTCCTCTACCTGGGCTTTCTGCCTCGCAAGAAGGGGGAAAGACGGCGGCTCCTGGAGGCCCTGGCCCCTTTGCCCCATACCCTGGTCTTCCTGGAGGCCCCCCACCGCCTATCCAAGGGCCTGGAGGACCTGCGGGAAGTGCTGGGGGAGAGGCGGATGGCGGTGGGGCGGGAGCTGACCAAGCTCCACGAGGAGTTCTTCCGGGGGACTGTCAGCCAGGCCCTGGAGCATTTCTCCCAGCCCCGGGGGGAGTTCACCCTGATTGTTGAGGGGGCACTCAAGGGAAAAAAGGAACTGGGGCCGGAAGTGGAAGCGGAACTCCTGAGGCTGCGCCAGGAGGGGCTGAGGGCAAAGGAGGCGGTGGCCCGGCTGGCTTCAGAGACAGGCCTCCCCCGCCGGGAGCTGTACCGGGCCTGGCTTGGGGCAAAAAGGGCCCCGTGA
- a CDS encoding uracil-DNA glycosylase — MKEVRDLSPEELAERVKACTDCRLSQGRNLAVPGEGKDGSILFVGEGPGWHEDQMGRPFVGPAGKFLEELLGSIGLKREEVFITNMVKCRPPGNRDPLPDEIETCRKYLDRQIELLRPRAIVSLGRHSLARFFPGKTISQVHGSWRKEDSTIYFAMYHPAAALHQGSLRKVIQEDILKLPQAIREAEKDRGEKPTRQLSFF; from the coding sequence ATGAAAGAGGTCAGGGACCTTTCCCCAGAGGAGCTGGCCGAGAGGGTAAAGGCCTGCACAGACTGCCGCCTGAGCCAGGGCCGTAACCTCGCAGTGCCAGGGGAGGGGAAAGACGGGTCCATCCTCTTTGTTGGGGAGGGCCCGGGCTGGCATGAGGACCAGATGGGCCGTCCCTTCGTAGGCCCCGCCGGCAAGTTCCTGGAGGAGCTCCTGGGCTCCATCGGTCTCAAGCGGGAGGAGGTATTCATCACCAACATGGTAAAGTGCCGGCCCCCGGGCAACCGGGACCCCCTGCCCGATGAGATTGAAACCTGCCGAAAGTATCTGGACCGTCAGATAGAGCTCCTCAGGCCCAGGGCGATAGTCAGCCTGGGCCGCCACTCTCTGGCCCGTTTCTTCCCCGGCAAGACCATCAGCCAGGTCCACGGCTCCTGGCGCAAGGAGGACTCCACTATCTACTTCGCCATGTATCACCCCGCCGCCGCCCTCCACCAGGGAAGCCTGAGAAAGGTCATCCAGGAGGACATTCTCAAGTTACCCCAGGCCATCCGGGAAGCGGAGAAGGACCGGGGGGAAAAGCCCACCCGGCAGCTCAGCTTCTTCTAG
- a CDS encoding MoaD/ThiS family protein produces MSLKIKILPFAFYRELLERREVEVAVAKGATLADLKETLDRTFPRFKDYLPLMAINGEMKPLHSPLKEGDEVALLPPFSGGACG; encoded by the coding sequence GTGTCCCTCAAGATAAAAATCCTCCCCTTTGCCTTCTACCGGGAGCTCCTGGAACGGAGGGAGGTGGAGGTAGCAGTAGCCAAAGGGGCCACCCTGGCTGACCTCAAGGAAACCCTGGACCGGACCTTCCCCCGGTTCAAAGACTACCTGCCCCTGATGGCCATAAACGGGGAGATGAAGCCCCTCCACTCCCCCCTCAAGGAAGGGGACGAGGTGGCCCTCCTCCCTCCCTTCAGCGGCGGGGCCTGTGGTTGA
- the metG gene encoding methionine--tRNA ligase has translation MPDKVLVCVAWPYANGPLHLGHIAGCYLPADIFARYHRAKGDRVLMVSGSDQHGTPITLRAEQEGKTPQEVVARYHQQFLESWQKMGISFDLFTATGTPNHARVVHDIFLTLLKKGYIYKDTMAQPYCPKCRRSLPDRYVEGTCPFCGFENARGDQCDKCGKPLNPTDLVKARCRTCGTTPQTIQSEHFFLRLSAFQEGLLSWVRKQAHWKPSVLNFTINYLEEGLRDRAITRDIEWGVTVPVEGFEKKRIYVWFEAVIGYLSASQEWGEGWREFWEGDARAYYFIGKDNIPFHSIIWPAMLMGYEGLNLPYDVPANEFLTLQGKNFSTSRNWAVWVPDYLERYDPDPLRYLLSANMPESADADFSWQEFYRRNNDELVATYGNLVHRVLTFLQRHYQGRVPQPGPLDAEGQALWEKARLTLEAVDKSLALCHFREATRAAMALAQEANRYLEVKSPWKAVARDREGAGTSLYVALGVIACLKTVFYPFLPFSSARLHHLLGFEGSVEKAGWGWQVPEPGKPLPPPQPLFTKLEEKALAEELARLGPR, from the coding sequence ATGCCTGATAAGGTTTTGGTCTGTGTCGCCTGGCCCTATGCCAACGGCCCCCTCCACCTGGGCCACATCGCCGGGTGCTATCTCCCCGCCGATATCTTCGCCCGCTACCACCGTGCCAAGGGGGACCGGGTCCTCATGGTCTCCGGCTCCGACCAGCACGGCACCCCCATCACCCTCCGGGCGGAGCAGGAGGGGAAGACTCCCCAGGAGGTAGTGGCCCGCTATCACCAGCAGTTCCTGGAAAGCTGGCAGAAAATGGGCATCTCCTTTGACCTCTTCACCGCTACCGGCACCCCCAACCACGCCCGGGTGGTCCACGACATCTTCCTCACCCTTCTCAAGAAGGGCTACATCTACAAGGACACCATGGCCCAGCCCTACTGCCCCAAGTGCAGGCGGTCCCTCCCCGACCGCTATGTGGAGGGGACATGTCCCTTCTGCGGGTTTGAGAACGCCCGGGGGGACCAGTGCGATAAGTGCGGGAAGCCCCTCAACCCCACCGACCTGGTGAAAGCCCGCTGCCGCACCTGCGGCACCACGCCACAAACAATCCAGTCGGAGCATTTCTTCCTGCGCCTCTCTGCCTTCCAGGAGGGGCTCCTTTCCTGGGTCAGAAAGCAAGCCCACTGGAAGCCCAGTGTCCTCAACTTCACAATCAATTATCTGGAGGAGGGGCTCAGGGACCGGGCTATCACCCGGGACATTGAATGGGGCGTGACGGTGCCGGTGGAGGGGTTTGAGAAGAAGCGAATCTATGTCTGGTTTGAAGCTGTCATCGGGTATCTCTCGGCCAGCCAGGAGTGGGGGGAGGGGTGGCGGGAGTTCTGGGAGGGGGATGCCCGCGCCTACTATTTTATTGGCAAGGACAATATCCCCTTCCACTCCATCATCTGGCCCGCGATGCTCATGGGCTACGAGGGGCTGAACCTGCCCTACGATGTGCCCGCCAACGAGTTCCTCACCCTCCAGGGCAAGAACTTCTCCACCAGCCGCAACTGGGCGGTCTGGGTGCCGGATTACCTGGAGAGGTATGACCCCGACCCCCTCCGCTATCTCCTCTCCGCCAACATGCCGGAGTCGGCGGATGCCGACTTCTCCTGGCAGGAGTTCTACCGACGCAACAACGATGAGCTGGTGGCCACCTATGGCAACCTGGTCCACCGGGTGCTCACCTTCCTCCAGCGCCACTATCAGGGGCGGGTGCCCCAGCCCGGCCCCCTGGACGCGGAGGGCCAGGCCCTGTGGGAGAAGGCCCGGCTCACCCTGGAGGCCGTGGACAAGAGCCTGGCCCTCTGCCACTTCCGGGAGGCTACAAGGGCGGCGATGGCCCTGGCCCAGGAGGCCAACCGCTACCTGGAGGTGAAGTCCCCCTGGAAGGCCGTGGCCCGGGACCGGGAAGGGGCGGGCACCTCCCTCTATGTGGCCCTGGGGGTTATCGCCTGCCTGAAGACGGTCTTCTACCCCTTCCTCCCATTTAGCTCCGCCAGGCTCCACCATCTGCTGGGCTTTGAGGGGTCGGTGGAGAAGGCGGGCTGGGGATGGCAGGTGCCTGAGCCGGGAAAGCCCCTCCCTCCGCCCCAGCCCCTTTTCACCAAGCTTGAGGAGAAGGCCCTGGCCGAGGAGTTGGCCCGCCTGGGCCCGAGGTAG
- the argF gene encoding ornithine carbamoyltransferase codes for MKGKSLLSVADLTAAEIERLLQVAGEMKRGPITPRLQGKAVALLFEKPSLRTRVSFEVAVSQLGGKAIYLSQAEVGLGKREAIPDVARTLGRYVQAIVVRTFAQADLALLARWAAIPIINALTDEEHPCQALADLLTIKEKKGRLEGVALAYIGDGNNVCHSLMLASALMGVDFHMAHPQGYGPGPQVVEKAQALARVGGARLSFYEGPQEAVAGVEVVYTDVWTSMGQETQAEARRKAFSGYQVNEGLLARAGKGALFMHPLPAHRGEEVSPGLLEHPQSVVFDQAENRLHLQRALLAEVLG; via the coding sequence GTGAAGGGGAAGAGCCTCCTCTCCGTGGCCGACCTCACGGCTGCGGAAATAGAGCGCCTTCTCCAGGTGGCCGGGGAGATGAAGCGGGGCCCCATCACCCCCAGGCTCCAGGGCAAGGCTGTAGCCCTCCTCTTTGAGAAGCCCTCCCTCCGCACCCGGGTAAGCTTTGAAGTGGCGGTATCCCAGCTGGGGGGGAAGGCCATCTACCTCTCCCAGGCGGAGGTAGGGCTGGGGAAGCGGGAGGCCATCCCCGATGTGGCCCGCACCCTGGGCCGCTATGTCCAGGCCATTGTAGTCCGCACCTTCGCCCAGGCCGACCTGGCCCTCCTGGCCCGGTGGGCCGCCATCCCCATCATCAATGCCCTCACCGATGAGGAGCACCCCTGCCAGGCCCTGGCCGACCTCCTGACCATAAAGGAGAAGAAGGGCCGGCTCGAGGGCGTGGCTCTGGCCTATATTGGGGACGGCAACAATGTCTGCCACAGCCTGATGCTGGCCTCGGCCCTCATGGGGGTGGACTTCCACATGGCCCATCCCCAGGGCTACGGCCCCGGGCCGCAAGTGGTGGAGAAGGCCCAGGCCCTTGCCCGGGTAGGGGGCGCCAGATTATCCTTTTATGAGGGGCCTCAAGAGGCGGTGGCGGGGGTGGAGGTGGTCTATACAGATGTCTGGACCAGCATGGGGCAGGAGACCCAGGCGGAGGCCAGGAGGAAGGCCTTTTCGGGCTATCAGGTCAACGAGGGCCTCCTGGCGCGGGCGGGAAAGGGTGCCCTCTTCATGCACCCCCTCCCTGCCCACCGCGGTGAGGAAGTCTCCCCTGGCCTCCTGGAGCACCCCCAGTCGGTGGTCTTTGACCAGGCAGAAAACCGTCTCCATCTCCAGCGGGCCCTCCTCGCCGAGGTCCTGGGATGA
- a CDS encoding transcription elongation factor GreA — MKANLSLGEAAVRYLASLPPQEKESSQQEVYRFVRWYGWDRPLSALTPPETGNYAERLADQGVDIKKLEPVRAFLTFAKKEGLTPTNLSVHLRAKKTPARVSPAGETPQPSLLTEEGRQHLKQDLEALQAERLRLVGEVKRAREDKDFRENAPLDAAREQMAKVSSRIAELEGVLARATARREEGRGLAPGHRVTLMELASGASVSYVLVDPREADLERGKLSVASPIGRGVLGKHEGEVVEVTTPAGVRRYRIEKVEA, encoded by the coding sequence ATGAAAGCGAACCTTTCCCTGGGCGAGGCCGCCGTCCGCTACCTGGCCAGCCTTCCCCCCCAGGAAAAGGAGTCTTCCCAGCAGGAGGTCTACCGCTTCGTCCGCTGGTATGGCTGGGACAGGCCCCTTTCCGCCCTCACCCCTCCGGAAACAGGCAACTACGCCGAAAGGTTAGCTGACCAGGGGGTGGACATTAAGAAGCTGGAGCCGGTACGTGCCTTCCTGACTTTCGCCAAGAAGGAGGGGCTCACCCCCACCAACCTCTCCGTCCACCTCCGGGCCAAGAAGACCCCGGCCCGGGTGTCCCCGGCCGGGGAGACCCCCCAGCCCAGCCTCCTCACCGAGGAGGGGAGACAGCACTTGAAGCAGGACCTGGAAGCCCTCCAGGCGGAGAGGCTCAGACTGGTGGGGGAGGTAAAGCGGGCCCGGGAGGACAAGGACTTCCGGGAGAACGCCCCCCTGGATGCGGCCCGGGAACAGATGGCCAAGGTATCATCCCGTATTGCGGAGCTGGAGGGGGTGCTGGCCAGGGCAACGGCCAGGAGGGAGGAGGGACGGGGGCTGGCCCCCGGCCACCGGGTTACCCTGATGGAGCTGGCCTCGGGGGCCAGCGTCTCTTATGTCCTGGTGGACCCCAGGGAGGCGGACCTGGAGAGAGGAAAACTATCGGTAGCCTCCCCCATCGGGCGGGGGGTCCTGGGCAAGCACGAAGGGGAGGTGGTGGAGGTGACCACCCCGGCGGGGGTCCGGCGCTACCGGATAGAGAAGGTTGAGGCGTGA
- a CDS encoding molybdenum cofactor biosynthesis protein MoaE, with protein MVELTSEPLEPQRALDLVRNPDHGGLVLFLGTVRASSRGRKVLRLEYEAYPPMAEKRLQGIEEEMRRRWGPLEVAILHRLGRVEVGATGVAIAVSAPNRRQAFAACRFAIDQLKKSVPLWKKEVFPDGWKWAKG; from the coding sequence GTGGTTGAGCTAACCTCAGAGCCCCTGGAGCCCCAAAGGGCCCTGGACCTGGTCAGGAACCCCGACCACGGTGGCCTGGTCCTCTTCCTGGGGACGGTCCGCGCCAGCTCCCGGGGCAGGAAGGTGCTGCGCCTTGAGTATGAAGCCTATCCCCCTATGGCCGAGAAAAGGCTCCAGGGGATTGAGGAGGAGATGAGAAGGCGGTGGGGGCCCCTGGAGGTGGCCATTCTGCACCGCCTGGGAAGGGTGGAGGTGGGAGCAACAGGAGTCGCCATCGCCGTCTCCGCCCCCAACCGCCGCCAGGCCTTCGCCGCTTGCCGCTTTGCCATTGACCAGCTCAAGAAATCCGTCCCCCTGTGGAAGAAAGAGGTCTTCCCCGACGGGTGGAAATGGGCCAAAGGCTAG
- a CDS encoding sulfite exporter TauE/SafE family protein has protein sequence MSPLFILSLVLAGVGTGIYGSLVGLGGGFILVPLLLYLYPEESPRIITAVSLAVVFFNALSGSLAYARMRRIDYSTGLPYALATVPGALLGTVASRYVSREVFDPLFGLMLGAVSLFLLLRPQARLSLPRAKTKRVVVDGSGQVHAYRTNLGLGVGLSFLAGFVATSLGLGGGVFHIPILIGLLQFPVHIATATSHFVLSITAFTASLAHLIGGAYSGTWQIVLALGAGVIVGAQVGARLSERVAGPLLVRLLAVGLLLVGARLLWQGLTV, from the coding sequence GTGAGCCCCCTCTTTATTCTCTCCCTTGTCCTGGCGGGGGTGGGGACTGGTATCTATGGAAGCCTGGTGGGGCTGGGGGGAGGCTTTATCCTGGTGCCCCTCCTCCTCTATCTATACCCTGAGGAAAGTCCCCGCATCATCACCGCCGTCTCCCTGGCGGTGGTCTTCTTTAACGCGCTCTCGGGGAGCCTGGCCTATGCCCGGATGCGGCGGATAGACTACTCCACTGGCCTCCCCTATGCCCTGGCCACTGTCCCCGGGGCTCTCCTGGGGACAGTGGCCTCCCGCTACGTCAGCCGGGAGGTTTTTGACCCCCTTTTCGGCCTGATGCTTGGCGCCGTTTCCCTCTTCCTTCTACTGCGCCCCCAGGCCCGGCTCTCCCTGCCCCGGGCCAAAACCAAGAGGGTGGTGGTAGACGGCTCCGGGCAGGTCCACGCCTACCGGACCAACCTGGGGCTGGGGGTGGGGCTGAGCTTCCTGGCGGGGTTCGTTGCCACCAGCCTGGGGCTCGGAGGGGGGGTCTTCCACATCCCCATCCTTATCGGCCTCCTCCAGTTCCCGGTCCACATAGCTACCGCCACCTCCCACTTTGTCCTCTCCATTACTGCCTTCACCGCCAGCCTGGCCCACCTCATAGGCGGGGCCTACTCCGGGACCTGGCAAATAGTGCTCGCCCTGGGGGCCGGGGTGATAGTGGGGGCCCAGGTGGGGGCAAGGCTCTCAGAAAGGGTGGCGGGGCCCCTCCTGGTCCGCCTCCTGGCCGTGGGCCTCCTCCTGGTGGGGGCAAGATTGCTCTGGCAAGGCCTCACCGTCTAG